A genomic window from Streptomyces sp. NBC_01429 includes:
- a CDS encoding DeoR/GlpR family DNA-binding transcription regulator produces MDTDERRREILEIARRDGSVEVTALAGKLQVAKETVRRDLHALEGHGLVRRTHGGAYPVESAGFETTLAVRTTRLVPQKSRIAAAAADLLGDAETVFVDEGFTPQLVAEALPRDRPLTVVTASLAVATALADAEKIAVLLLGGRVRGSTMATVDHWTTRMLSEFVIDLAYVGANGISREYGLTTPDPAVSEVKAQAMRSARRRVFAGIHTKFGAVSFCRFADVSDFESIVTDAGLPSAEAQRYSLLGPQVIRV; encoded by the coding sequence GTGGACACCGACGAACGCAGACGAGAGATTCTTGAGATCGCCCGACGTGACGGGTCAGTGGAGGTAACAGCACTGGCCGGAAAGCTTCAGGTCGCCAAGGAGACCGTCCGGCGTGATCTGCACGCCCTTGAGGGACACGGACTGGTCAGGCGCACCCACGGCGGCGCCTATCCGGTGGAGAGCGCCGGGTTCGAGACGACCCTCGCGGTCCGGACGACCCGGCTCGTACCGCAGAAATCACGGATCGCGGCGGCCGCCGCCGATCTCCTCGGCGACGCGGAGACGGTCTTCGTCGACGAGGGCTTCACCCCCCAGCTCGTGGCCGAGGCGCTGCCCCGCGACCGGCCGCTGACCGTGGTCACCGCCTCCCTGGCCGTGGCGACCGCGCTCGCCGACGCCGAGAAGATCGCCGTACTGCTGCTCGGCGGCCGGGTACGCGGATCGACGATGGCGACGGTCGACCACTGGACCACCCGGATGCTCTCCGAATTCGTCATCGACCTGGCGTACGTGGGAGCGAACGGCATCTCCCGCGAGTACGGCCTCACCACCCCCGACCCGGCCGTCAGCGAGGTCAAGGCGCAGGCCATGCGCAGCGCCCGCCGCCGGGTCTTCGCCGGCATTCACACCAAGTTCGGCGCGGTGAGCTTCTGCCGCTTCGCCGACGTGAGCGACTTCGAGTCGATCGTCACGGACGCCGGGCTGCCCTCGGCCGAGGCCCAGCGGTACTCGCTGCTCGGGCCGCAGGTCATCCGCGTCTGA
- a CDS encoding discoidin domain-containing protein codes for MHRPASTKRRAAPLALAALFASCAVALPAPAAHAAGSVVKVTGAQGSWQLTVDGAPYQVKGLTWGPAVSDAARYMPDVASTGANTVRTWGTDATSKPLFDAASANGVKVIAGFWLQPGGGPGSGGCVDYLTDTTYKNNMLAEFPQWVNTYKDHPGVLMWNVGNESVLGLQNCYSGAALEQQRDAYTTFVNEIAKRIHAVDPNHPVTSTDAWTGAWPYYKRNAPDLDLYAVNSYGDVCNIRKTWEDGGYTKPYIVTEGGPAGEWEVPDDANGVPDEPTDTAKAAGYTKAWECVTGHRGVALGATLFHYGTEYDFGGVWFNLLPAGEKRLSYYAVKKAYGGDTSRDNTPPVISSMAVDGAGSVPAGREVAVRASVADPDGDPLSYQLLLGGKYVDGSGQLTGVPFTSAGDGTFRFTAPDRLGVWKVYVKATDGKGNTGIETRSFKVVPPPVAGTDLARGKAATASSWQTGGTGCPCGPGNAVDGSLDTRWASDWSDPQWIQVDLGARTAFRHVQLVWETAYAKGYTLQTSDNGQDWTTLRTVTDGNGGVDDHEVDATARYVRIHATERGTAWGYSLYQLGVYN; via the coding sequence ATGCACCGACCAGCCAGCACCAAGAGGCGCGCGGCGCCGCTCGCCCTCGCCGCCCTGTTCGCGTCCTGCGCGGTCGCCCTCCCGGCCCCCGCCGCGCACGCGGCGGGCAGCGTCGTCAAGGTCACCGGAGCGCAGGGCTCCTGGCAGCTGACCGTCGACGGCGCGCCGTACCAGGTCAAGGGCCTGACCTGGGGCCCCGCCGTGTCCGACGCCGCCCGCTACATGCCCGACGTCGCTTCGACGGGCGCCAACACCGTACGCACCTGGGGCACCGACGCCACCAGCAAGCCGCTGTTCGACGCCGCCTCCGCCAATGGAGTCAAGGTCATCGCCGGCTTCTGGCTCCAGCCGGGCGGCGGTCCCGGCAGCGGCGGCTGCGTCGACTACCTCACCGACACCACGTACAAGAACAACATGCTCGCCGAGTTCCCCCAGTGGGTGAACACCTACAAGGACCACCCCGGGGTCCTGATGTGGAACGTCGGCAACGAGTCCGTCCTCGGCCTCCAGAACTGCTACAGCGGCGCCGCGCTGGAGCAGCAGCGCGACGCGTACACCACCTTCGTCAACGAGATCGCGAAGAGGATCCACGCCGTCGACCCCAACCACCCGGTCACCTCGACCGACGCGTGGACCGGCGCCTGGCCCTACTACAAACGCAACGCGCCCGATCTCGACCTGTACGCCGTGAACTCCTACGGCGATGTGTGCAATATCCGCAAGACGTGGGAGGACGGCGGCTACACCAAGCCCTACATCGTCACCGAGGGCGGCCCCGCCGGTGAGTGGGAGGTGCCCGACGACGCCAACGGGGTGCCCGACGAGCCCACCGACACCGCGAAGGCGGCCGGCTACACCAAGGCGTGGGAGTGCGTCACCGGCCACCGGGGAGTGGCACTGGGTGCCACTCTCTTCCACTACGGGACCGAGTACGACTTCGGCGGCGTCTGGTTCAACCTGCTGCCCGCGGGCGAGAAGCGGCTCTCGTACTACGCGGTGAAGAAGGCGTACGGGGGCGACACCTCCCGGGACAACACGCCCCCGGTGATCTCCTCCATGGCGGTCGACGGAGCCGGCTCGGTGCCGGCCGGCCGGGAGGTCGCCGTCCGCGCCTCGGTCGCCGATCCGGACGGCGACCCGCTCTCGTACCAGCTGCTGCTCGGCGGCAAGTACGTGGACGGTTCCGGGCAGTTGACCGGCGTGCCCTTCACCTCGGCCGGTGACGGCACCTTCAGGTTCACCGCGCCCGACCGGCTCGGTGTCTGGAAGGTGTACGTCAAGGCCACCGACGGAAAGGGCAACACCGGCATCGAGACCAGGTCGTTCAAGGTGGTGCCGCCGCCCGTCGCCGGCACCGATCTGGCCCGCGGCAAGGCCGCCACGGCCTCCAGCTGGCAGACCGGCGGCACCGGCTGCCCCTGCGGTCCCGGCAACGCCGTGGACGGCTCGCTGGACACCCGGTGGGCGAGCGACTGGAGCGATCCGCAGTGGATCCAGGTCGACCTGGGCGCCAGGACCGCGTTCCGCCACGTCCAGCTCGTCTGGGAGACCGCGTACGCCAAGGGGTACACGCTCCAGACCTCCGACAACGGCCAGGACTGGACCACGCTGCGGACCGTCACCGACGGCAACGGCGGGGTCGACGACCACGAGGTCGACGCGACCGCCCGCTATGTGCGGATTCACGCGACCGAGCGCGGCACCGCGTGGGGGTACTCGCTCTACCAGCTCGGCGTCTACAACTGA
- a CDS encoding DUF1996 domain-containing protein, with the protein MAERFRSTALMSTLLVATVLALVALGLTAIPRAARAEAATAPAAGAAAHIGHTMAKPALVPSGDDPDGDGYIPANPPVTGVEPSTEIPPHRYFHEFQANCSVTHTRPDDPIVFPGQPGASHDHTFMGNNTTDAHSTTASLGAGGTACKAPGDKSAYWMPTLFNGNTEVRPEGPQTIYYKSGVTDYRSVRPFPKGLRFVVGSPMQSAAEFRGHPGWVEGWECGEQYNNTEFPANCPTARDVQLNLRFQAPSCWDGKYLDTPDHQSHMAYPTAQGANQDVCPASHPVALPMIEFKMAWPVNGDMSQVRLASGTGHSFHYDFFNAWDDATLKALVRHCVIEGLQCDARGYDQTHPEAGAALDANYELP; encoded by the coding sequence ATGGCCGAGAGATTCCGCAGTACCGCCCTGATGTCCACGCTGCTCGTCGCCACCGTCCTGGCTCTGGTGGCCCTCGGGCTCACCGCGATACCGCGCGCCGCCCGCGCCGAGGCCGCCACGGCCCCGGCGGCGGGGGCGGCCGCCCACATCGGACACACGATGGCGAAGCCCGCCCTCGTACCGTCCGGCGACGACCCCGACGGCGACGGGTACATTCCGGCGAACCCGCCGGTCACCGGCGTGGAGCCGTCCACCGAGATCCCGCCGCACCGCTACTTCCACGAGTTCCAGGCGAACTGCTCGGTCACCCACACCCGGCCCGACGACCCGATCGTCTTCCCCGGGCAGCCCGGCGCTTCGCACGACCACACCTTCATGGGCAACAACACGACCGACGCCCACTCCACCACGGCCTCGCTCGGCGCGGGCGGCACGGCGTGCAAGGCGCCCGGCGACAAGTCCGCCTACTGGATGCCGACGCTGTTCAACGGGAACACCGAGGTCCGGCCGGAGGGCCCGCAGACCATCTACTACAAGTCGGGGGTCACCGACTACCGCTCCGTACGCCCGTTCCCCAAGGGGCTGCGCTTCGTCGTCGGCAGCCCGATGCAGTCGGCCGCCGAGTTCCGCGGCCATCCGGGGTGGGTGGAGGGCTGGGAGTGCGGTGAGCAGTACAACAACACCGAGTTCCCGGCGAACTGCCCGACGGCCCGCGACGTCCAGCTCAACCTCCGCTTCCAGGCGCCCAGTTGCTGGGACGGAAAGTATCTGGACACCCCGGACCACCAGAGCCACATGGCCTATCCGACCGCGCAGGGCGCCAATCAGGACGTGTGCCCGGCCTCGCACCCGGTGGCGCTGCCGATGATCGAGTTCAAGATGGCCTGGCCCGTCAATGGGGACATGTCGCAGGTCAGACTGGCGAGCGGCACCGGGCACTCGTTCCACTACGACTTCTTCAACGCCTGGGACGACGCCACCCTGAAGGCCCTGGTGCGGCACTGCGTCATCGAGGGTCTCCAGTGCGACGCCCGGGGCTACGACCAGACGCACCCGGAAGCCGGCGCCGCGCTCGACGCCAACTACGAACTGCCCTGA
- the gndA gene encoding NADP-dependent phosphogluconate dehydrogenase, which produces MSGTAQIGVTGLAVMGRNLARNFARNGFTVALHNRTASKTRALVDEFGDEGTFVAAESAAEFVAALERPRRLVIMVKAGDPTDAVIEEFAPLLEEGDVIIDGGNAHFADTRRREKELRERGIHFVGVGISGGEEGALHGPSIMPGGSPESYASLGPLLERIAGKAKDGAPCSTHIGPDGAGHFVKMVHNGIEYADMQLIAEAYHLLRSVAGYSPAKIAETFKAWNTGRLDSYLIEITAEVLAHTDEATGKPFVDIVTDQAEQKGTGRWTVQIALDLGVPVSGIAEAVFARSLSGHAGLREASRSLPGPTATPLSEADAARFADQVEQALYASKIVSYTQGFHQIQAGSEEYGWDIDLGSIAAIWRAGCIIRAAFLDRIREAYDARPDLPSLLSDKQFAEEIGSAQEDWRAVVASAVHQGVPTPGFAAALSYYDALRAERLPAALTQGQRDFFGAHTYRRTDRPGSFHTLWGGDRSEVASD; this is translated from the coding sequence ATGAGTGGTACTGCCCAGATCGGCGTCACCGGGCTCGCGGTGATGGGCCGCAACCTCGCCAGGAACTTCGCCCGCAACGGCTTCACCGTCGCGCTGCACAACCGCACCGCGTCGAAGACCCGTGCTCTGGTGGACGAGTTCGGCGACGAGGGGACGTTCGTCGCGGCCGAGTCGGCCGCGGAGTTCGTGGCGGCGCTGGAGCGACCCCGCCGCCTGGTCATCATGGTCAAGGCCGGTGACCCGACGGACGCCGTCATCGAGGAGTTCGCCCCGCTGCTCGAAGAGGGCGATGTCATCATCGACGGCGGCAACGCGCACTTCGCCGACACCCGCCGCCGCGAGAAGGAGCTGCGCGAGCGCGGTATCCACTTCGTCGGCGTGGGCATCTCCGGCGGCGAGGAGGGCGCGCTGCACGGCCCGAGCATCATGCCGGGCGGCTCGCCCGAGTCGTACGCGTCGCTCGGTCCCCTGCTGGAGAGGATCGCGGGGAAGGCGAAGGACGGTGCCCCGTGCTCCACGCACATCGGCCCGGACGGAGCGGGTCACTTCGTGAAGATGGTGCACAACGGCATCGAGTACGCCGACATGCAGCTGATCGCCGAGGCGTACCACTTGCTGCGGTCCGTCGCCGGCTACTCCCCCGCGAAGATCGCCGAGACCTTCAAGGCGTGGAACACCGGCCGCCTCGACTCGTATCTGATCGAGATCACGGCCGAGGTGCTGGCCCATACGGATGAGGCCACCGGCAAGCCGTTCGTCGACATCGTGACCGACCAGGCGGAGCAGAAGGGCACCGGGCGCTGGACCGTACAGATCGCCCTGGACCTCGGCGTCCCGGTCTCCGGTATCGCGGAGGCGGTCTTCGCCCGCTCGCTGTCCGGACACGCCGGACTGCGTGAGGCGTCGCGCTCGCTGCCGGGCCCGACGGCGACGCCGCTCTCCGAGGCCGACGCGGCGCGCTTCGCCGACCAGGTCGAGCAGGCGCTGTACGCGTCGAAGATCGTCTCGTACACCCAGGGCTTCCACCAGATCCAGGCGGGCAGCGAGGAGTACGGCTGGGACATCGACCTGGGGTCGATCGCCGCGATCTGGCGGGCGGGCTGCATCATCCGCGCCGCGTTCCTCGACCGGATCCGCGAGGCGTACGACGCGCGGCCCGACCTGCCGAGCCTGCTGTCCGACAAGCAGTTCGCCGAGGAGATCGGCTCGGCGCAGGAGGACTGGCGCGCGGTCGTCGCCTCCGCGGTCCACCAGGGCGTCCCGACGCCGGGCTTCGCCGCCGCGCTCTCGTACTACGACGCGCTGCGGGCCGAGCGGCTGCCCGCCGCGCTGACCCAGGGCCAGCGCGACTTCTTCGGCGCGCACACCTACCGGCGCACGGACCGCCCGGGTTCGTTCCACACGCTGTGGGGCGGGGACCGCTCCGAGGTCGCGAGCGACTGA
- a CDS encoding aspartate/glutamate racemase family protein produces MLALLHTSPVHVPVFDALADADHPGLALRHLVREDLLAGARAAGPEAVAHEVGAVLAGAVAEGATAVLCTCSTLGAVAEKAAPALGVPVLRIDRPMARIAASAGRVVVVAAVESTVGPTAALIREEAAGRDLALRTVLAEGAWELFEAGDREGYLDAVAATADAVTGADVIVLAQVSMADAAERVTNGVPVLAGPRTGLAAAVAATTAAGAAVGNRTG; encoded by the coding sequence ATGCTCGCGCTGCTGCACACCTCCCCGGTCCATGTCCCGGTCTTCGACGCCCTCGCGGACGCGGACCACCCCGGGCTCGCCCTGCGCCATCTGGTGCGCGAGGACCTGCTCGCCGGAGCCAGGGCCGCGGGTCCCGAGGCCGTGGCGCACGAGGTCGGGGCCGTGCTGGCGGGTGCGGTCGCCGAGGGCGCGACGGCCGTGCTGTGCACCTGCTCGACCCTCGGCGCCGTCGCGGAGAAGGCCGCCCCCGCGCTCGGCGTGCCCGTGCTGCGGATCGACCGGCCGATGGCCCGGATCGCGGCGTCGGCCGGGCGGGTCGTGGTCGTCGCCGCGGTGGAGAGCACCGTGGGGCCGACGGCCGCGCTGATCCGCGAGGAGGCGGCGGGGCGGGACCTCGCGCTGCGCACGGTGCTGGCCGAGGGCGCCTGGGAGCTGTTCGAGGCGGGCGACCGCGAGGGCTATCTCGACGCGGTGGCCGCCACCGCCGACGCCGTCACGGGGGCCGACGTGATCGTGCTCGCGCAGGTGTCGATGGCCGACGCGGCCGAACGCGTCACGAACGGCGTTCCGGTGCTCGCCGGTCCGCGCACGGGACTGGCCGCCGCCGTGGCCGCCACGACCGCCGCCGGGGCCGCCGTCGGCAACCGTACGGGCTGA
- a CDS encoding DoxX family protein codes for MTCHTRRDLGLLALRLGTGGVLAAHGAQKLFGWFGGGGIEGTAQGMEAMGYHPARPSAIASGAVEAGGGLLLALGLATPAAGAAAAGGMAGAAAVHAPSGFFAQSGGFEYPGFLGWTAASIGLAGAGRYSLDHATGHCFDRHWMVPVAFAASAAAAVLVIRKRARGLAAASDETAPGDTAP; via the coding sequence ATGACTTGTCACACCCGACGCGACCTCGGCCTGCTCGCCCTGCGGCTCGGCACCGGAGGGGTGCTCGCCGCGCACGGCGCCCAGAAGCTGTTCGGCTGGTTCGGCGGCGGGGGCATCGAGGGGACCGCGCAGGGGATGGAGGCCATGGGCTACCACCCGGCCAGGCCGAGCGCGATCGCCTCCGGGGCCGTCGAGGCCGGGGGCGGTCTGCTGCTCGCCCTGGGCCTGGCCACCCCGGCGGCCGGCGCCGCCGCCGCGGGCGGCATGGCGGGAGCGGCGGCGGTGCACGCGCCCAGCGGGTTCTTCGCGCAGTCGGGCGGCTTCGAGTATCCGGGCTTTCTCGGCTGGACCGCCGCGTCCATCGGGCTGGCGGGCGCCGGGCGTTACTCGCTCGACCACGCGACCGGCCACTGCTTCGACCGGCACTGGATGGTCCCGGTCGCCTTCGCTGCGAGCGCGGCGGCCGCCGTCCTGGTCATCCGCAAGCGCGCCCGGGGGCTGGCGGCGGCGTCCGACGAGACCGCGCCCGGCGACACGGCTCCGTAA
- a CDS encoding SGNH/GDSL hydrolase family protein codes for MIRTELPRHSARRARHAAVVLALALTALVAVPTASSARPAAATEVVTWAASADRLDAAVPGRTHRVVVHTSAGGRDLRVRLSNAFGEQPVTFGRAYAGPRASGAAVVPGRNRALTFRGAASVTVPPGGSVYSDPLPGTVRPGADLAISLYVRDAAGTATGHRMGLQTSYIAPEGDHAAEESDAAYTERTTFRHYLDAVVVGAPAGTGAVVALGDSITDGAVSTPDTNRRWPDFLAARLRDDRRTSLKGVANEGISGNKVLGDGAGVSALKRLDRDVLSQRGLRTVILLEGVNDIKATPAPTAAELIDGYRQIIARTHAAGACVAGATVMPYEGWGEWKESGEAVRREVNAFIRDSGAFDAVVDFDAVVRDPAAPARMLPGYDSGDHLHPNDAGMEAMSDRVDPRALRCSR; via the coding sequence ATGATCAGAACCGAGTTACCCCGCCACTCCGCCCGGCGCGCCCGCCACGCGGCCGTCGTCCTGGCCCTCGCCCTCACCGCGCTGGTCGCGGTCCCGACCGCGTCCTCGGCCCGGCCCGCCGCCGCCACCGAGGTCGTCACCTGGGCCGCCAGCGCCGACCGGCTGGACGCGGCCGTGCCCGGGCGCACCCACCGCGTCGTCGTCCACACCAGCGCGGGCGGCCGCGACCTGCGCGTCCGGCTCTCCAACGCCTTCGGCGAGCAGCCCGTGACCTTCGGCCGCGCCTACGCGGGACCGCGCGCCTCCGGCGCCGCCGTCGTGCCCGGCCGCAACCGCGCGCTCACCTTCCGGGGCGCCGCCTCGGTCACCGTCCCGCCCGGCGGCTCCGTCTACAGCGACCCGCTGCCCGGCACCGTACGCCCCGGCGCCGATCTCGCGATCAGCCTGTACGTGCGGGACGCGGCCGGTACCGCCACCGGCCACCGGATGGGTCTCCAGACCTCCTACATCGCCCCCGAGGGCGACCACGCCGCCGAGGAGTCCGACGCCGCCTACACCGAACGGACGACCTTCCGCCACTACCTCGACGCGGTGGTGGTCGGCGCACCGGCCGGCACCGGAGCCGTGGTGGCGCTCGGCGACTCGATCACCGACGGCGCCGTCTCCACCCCGGACACCAACCGCCGCTGGCCCGACTTCCTCGCCGCCCGGCTGCGCGACGACCGCCGGACCTCCCTCAAGGGCGTGGCCAACGAGGGGATCTCCGGCAACAAGGTCCTCGGCGACGGCGCGGGCGTCAGCGCGCTCAAGCGGCTGGACCGCGACGTCCTGTCCCAGCGCGGCCTGCGCACGGTGATCCTGCTCGAAGGCGTCAACGACATCAAGGCCACCCCCGCCCCCACGGCCGCCGAACTGATCGACGGATACCGGCAGATCATCGCCAGGACCCACGCCGCCGGTGCCTGCGTGGCCGGCGCCACCGTCATGCCGTACGAAGGCTGGGGCGAGTGGAAGGAGAGCGGCGAAGCGGTCCGCCGGGAGGTCAACGCCTTCATCCGCGACAGCGGCGCCTTCGACGCCGTCGTGGACTTCGACGCGGTCGTACGCGACCCGGCGGCCCCGGCGAGGATGCTGCCCGGGTACGACAGCGGGGACCATCTGCACCCGAACGACGCGGGCATGGAAGCGATGAGCGACCGCGTCGACCCGCGCGCCCTGCGCTGCTCCCGGTAG
- a CDS encoding antitoxin, with translation MSMLDKLKSLLKGHESTARQGVEKAGDAFDRKTGNKYQSQVDAAQKKIDEQIGTDEQHPGDRPPNS, from the coding sequence ATGTCGATGCTCGACAAGCTGAAGAGTCTGCTCAAGGGCCATGAGAGCACGGCCCGCCAGGGCGTGGAGAAGGCCGGTGACGCCTTCGACCGGAAGACGGGGAACAAGTATCAGAGCCAGGTCGACGCCGCTCAGAAGAAGATCGACGAGCAGATCGGCACGGACGAACAGCACCCCGGCGACCGTCCCCCGAACAGCTGA
- a CDS encoding lytic polysaccharide monooxygenase auxiliary activity family 9 protein, with amino-acid sequence MNTKRKLAAALGAVVAPVLVVSLPASSASAHGYISSPPSRQAQCAAGTVACGDITYEPQSVEGPKGLTSCSGGNARFSELDDDSKGWTVTPVNSTTTFQWQLTARHSTSTWEYYAGGQKIAEFNDNGAQPGATVSHDVNFGGLTGQQKVLAVWNIADTTNAFYACIDVNVGG; translated from the coding sequence ATGAACACCAAAAGGAAGCTGGCCGCAGCGCTCGGCGCCGTCGTCGCCCCCGTACTCGTCGTGAGTCTTCCCGCGAGTTCCGCGAGCGCCCACGGATACATATCGTCCCCGCCCAGCCGGCAGGCGCAGTGCGCCGCGGGAACGGTCGCCTGCGGCGACATCACCTATGAGCCGCAGAGCGTGGAGGGCCCGAAGGGGCTCACCAGTTGCAGCGGCGGGAACGCGCGGTTCTCGGAACTCGACGACGATTCCAAGGGCTGGACCGTGACCCCGGTCAACAGCACCACGACCTTCCAGTGGCAGCTGACCGCGCGTCACTCCACCAGCACCTGGGAGTACTACGCCGGCGGACAGAAGATCGCCGAATTCAACGACAACGGCGCGCAGCCGGGCGCGACCGTCAGCCATGACGTGAACTTCGGCGGGCTGACGGGTCAGCAGAAGGTGCTGGCCGTCTGGAACATCGCGGACACCACGAACGCCTTCTACGCCTGCATCGACGTGAACGTCGGCGGCTGA
- a CDS encoding chitinase has protein sequence MRKRIIGLLTATASAAAFSLFSLAPSSSAQPAPAASADDFVVSEAQFNQMFPNRNPFYSYSGLTASLSAYPDFSGAGGDDVRKREAAAFLANVSHETGGLVHVVEQNTANYPHYCDTTQPYGCPAGQDKYYGRGPIQLSWNFNYKSAGDALGIDLLNNPDLVQNDSAVAWKTGLWYWNTQSGPGTMTPHSAMVNGAGFGETIRSINGSIECNGGNPAQVQSRIDLYTNFASVLGVDPGGDLGC, from the coding sequence GTGCGCAAGCGCATCATCGGGCTGCTCACCGCGACCGCGTCGGCAGCCGCGTTCTCCCTGTTCTCCCTCGCGCCCTCCTCCTCGGCGCAGCCCGCTCCGGCCGCGTCGGCCGACGACTTCGTCGTCAGCGAGGCCCAGTTCAACCAGATGTTCCCGAACCGGAACCCGTTCTACAGCTACAGCGGCCTGACGGCCTCGCTGAGCGCCTATCCGGACTTCTCCGGTGCGGGGGGCGACGACGTGCGGAAGCGGGAAGCCGCGGCGTTCCTGGCCAATGTCAGTCATGAGACCGGCGGCCTGGTGCATGTGGTGGAGCAGAACACCGCGAACTATCCGCACTACTGCGACACGACCCAGCCGTACGGCTGCCCGGCCGGCCAGGACAAGTACTACGGGCGCGGTCCGATTCAGCTCAGCTGGAACTTCAATTACAAGAGCGCGGGCGACGCGCTCGGGATCGATCTGCTGAACAATCCGGATCTCGTGCAGAACGATTCCGCCGTGGCGTGGAAGACGGGGCTCTGGTACTGGAACACCCAGAGCGGCCCCGGCACCATGACCCCGCACAGCGCCATGGTGAATGGCGCCGGATTCGGCGAGACGATTCGCAGCATCAACGGCAGTATCGAATGCAACGGCGGAAACCCCGCCCAGGTGCAGAGCAGGATCGACCTCTACACGAATTTCGCGTCGGTCCTGGGCGTCGACCCGGGCGGCGATCTCGGTTGCTGA